In Rhopalosiphum padi isolate XX-2018 chromosome 3, ASM2088224v1, whole genome shotgun sequence, the genomic stretch aatattatacaccattTAGGcacacataacattattatcatcatcacgtAGCATTATGGATTATCGTAGTACCTATTTATGGCCGGTTCGGCGACGGGAGTATTacgaataataacaattataataataataataataataataataataataataacaatataataaatattaataatagtcaaACGTCGATTGgaactataaaaaaacaaataataattttttgttacaatatttttccCGTGGTTTTCAAAACATTAACCTCGTGGAGGTCAAACAAACAACAACCGTGAATGTACTACGCACATACTAGGTATAcaccgtgtgtgtgtgtgtgtgtgtgtgtgtgtgtgcgtgtgtgtatgtgtgtgtgttgtgtgtgtgtgcatagaCGACATGCATGAGTAGGCATGTGAGGGTTCAATAATAGCCCCTAAAAATGAGAAACGATACCTTTGCCCCTGTCACCACCAGAAAAACAAGAGTTGAGGTACTGAGGTCACAAAAGAAAAATTCACTATGTCtgttagtatacatttttaccattTCAATGCAATTTATTCTTATCGATGGcagtttgattaatttaaattcttatatttaaaatatattttgatttctgCACCTGTTATAGTTTGTATTGGTTATCAAGTGCcgcctatgtgtgtgtgtgtgtgtgtggtgtgtgtgtgtgtgtgtgtgtgtgtgtgtgtgtgtgtgtgtgtgtgcgtgtaacAACGtgtgcttatattataataaagtatttaaatgttaaccTCTTCGTCGGCGCGACGTCTGTGCAGGCGGTCTTCTCTACCGGCTCCACTGCCACCTGCCGCCGCAGCAGACGCGCCTCCGCCGTCCTCGTCCTCGTCCAGCGCTTCCTCGTCGTCCTCGTTGGGCAGCTCCTCGTCGTTCTGCCGGTACCCCGGATGTTCGGATATGCCGTAATAGTTGCCGTTGTATATGATGCCGTACTCCTGAAGAACGTCGCCCCTGATGGTCGCCTTGATGGTCCAGTTGTAGCAGTCGGTTGCCTCGTAGTCGCGGTCCAACCGCTCGACGTCCACGATTTTCGAGTTGAGCCGCTCCAGTATGATGCCGATGTCCTTGACGGTCAGGTGCCTGTCCTGCTTGTCGACCAGTTGGTCGATGAGCAACAGAAACTTCTCGCTGGTCATAGAGTCGTCCTCGATGACGGTGGTCTCGGTCTCGGAATCGGAGCTGTCGGACCGGTGTTGCAGCTGGGGCGGCGGCGGCTGAGGCTGAGGCTGGGCCGGTTGCTGGCGACGCGCTGGCGACGCGGGCGGCGACGGCGGCAGTAGCGGTGGCGGAGGCAGCGGCGGCGACCCGGCCGCGTCCAGGAATCGGACGTGGCCCTTGGGCGACGCGCGGCGCGTGCCGTCCGACAGCGACGACGAAGCGGGCTGGCCAACGGACGACGGCGTTTGCTGCACCGGCTGCtgtagcggcggcggcggcgcgtgGTGGCACTCCTGTATCGGCGACGTGGCCACCGACTTGTGCACGGCAATCCGGCGGCCCTCCTCGTGCAGCGCGCAACAGTGAAAGTCGCACTCGAACCCGTGATGGTCGGCGGCGGACGACTGCTGCTGCATCGGTATGCTgtgcagcggcggcggcggcatcaTCCGGTCGGCGGTTGACGGTCCGCGAGACGGACTGTTTGACCGCGACGAGCCGACGCCACCGCCGTTGCCGGTCGAGTggtgcgacggcggcggcggtatgAAGTGCGCGCACTCGGACGTGTGGACGTGTATGGCCGCCGCGTCCATGGAACTGCTGCCCTGCTTGGACAGCCGGCGCCCCTGCGGCTGCTGCAGCTGCTGATAGTGCTGACCTGTTAGACACGTGACAAAGTGACGGGTGCGTTATTTTTTTCCTCGTCATAATACTGTCGCAGTTAGTGAGAATAATAATCTTTTACACGGGGAGGAGATACGTTTAGGAGAACGTTGCACTAGTACGACATACACAAAACGCGTTTACGCAATCTGAGGTATAATTCGCTCAATTTTGATAACAGAGTAaaacatatacttattaaaaaattaaaagatgaaaaatttaatattattttggaggGCAAAACGAtgagtttttttgaaaaatttaaaattttgaaaaattaaaggttatttaaaaatttaaaaatgtttgctaTTTCTAAgcgatatataaataaatgttatattgggAATAATGGAAAAACTCATCGTTTGGCCCTCCAAAATATcgtcatgttttaattttataataggtatatattttactctTGAACTgaaattgagcgagttctactcagactgcgtaaacgGGTTTGTCCATGTTGTATGTGTGTAAGATGGAAACAAATCATGCgggtgcgacgtcctcttaacGTACGGTACTCGTTGTTTCAGAAGACGTCAGTGACGTTTATGATGTTAAGTTTTTTTACTTCGATTTAAGtcattataaaaaagtaattcagaaaaataacgatatttttttttatattttattgttataattttttaagttatagacattttaaatttattatttcgaaacactatattattaggagtacctatttaaatccataaaaataaattttgatcaattagtttataacatacttattacatttaacttataatgcataagtatttaaaatttaaatgagtcTAGTAATAGTGGACCAATATTTTAAGgggtgtataaatgtatatcattCCACTTAACTCATCTAAACttgaaatacttataactcattaattataatatccgtccaaaatttttataatgtatcgaagtatttcaaataatattctttatgattaagaaattaaatatgcattaaaataaaaaacaataacagtaaaaacgataaaaacatcttttttttaaaaatattttttttattttagaaaaaaattgttttcaaataaattgaaattatttaaacaagtattttttaaaccgttaatatatatttttttatataataagtattttacgtTTAATAGAAAACTTCTacctcttattataatattattttaaaatgtacctcTGTAACCTGTGTAGTGTTCGAattggaataattaaaaaatggatCACTATTAGACTTGCAGGAAAATAATTAGCATCCTCAATTCACATTggaatgaataaatttaatctgACTTATGACGGTAAAACCTCTTAGCTCCCCCTgattttca encodes the following:
- the LOC132924598 gene encoding uncharacterized protein LOC132924598 isoform X1 → MAREESRGKRPFKIWDGFRNIRKSLLASSLKDLEIRGKEKLNIAPNESVRLVLETDGTQIEDPEYFKTLPNNTTVLLLRNDEYWYPAEVDAIKTAIAAIPKIVCETIHALELQDETPSWKIMDNKGRVTVVLHWDHRNQTYRGTSGNSGGMDTSPSKKTMAHQQNGVGGLLMENNNGPLKREPVQAFQQQQHSVPTIYRHGTTPQITVIHHDAIPPSMHDGSSQHYQQLQQPQGRRLSKQGSSSMDAAAIHVHTSECAHFIPPPPSHHSTGNGGGVGSSRSNSPSRGPSTADRMMPPPPLHSIPMQQQSSAADHHGFECDFHCCALHEEGRRIAVHKSVATSPIQECHHAPPPPLQQPVQQTPSSVGQPASSSLSDGTRRASPKGHVRFLDAAGSPPLPPPPLLPPSPPASPARRQQPAQPQPQPPPPQLQHRSDSSDSETETTVIEDDSMTSEKFLLLIDQLVDKQDRHLTVKDIGIILERLNSKIVDVERLDRDYEATDCYNWTIKATIRGDVLQEYGIIYNGNYYGISEHPGYRQNDEELPNEDDEEALDEDEDGGGASAAAAGGSGAGREDRLHRRRADEEVNI
- the LOC132924598 gene encoding uncharacterized protein LOC132924598 isoform X2; this translates as MAREESRGKRPFKIWDGFRNIRKSLLASSLKDLEIRGKEKLNIAPNESVRLVLETDGTQIEDPEYFKTLPNNTTVLLLRNDEYWYPAEVDAIKTAIAAIPKIVCETIHALELQDETPSWKIMDNKGRVTVVLHWDHRNQTYRGTSGNSGGMDTSPSKKTMAHQQNGVGGLLMENNNGPLKREPVQAFQQQQHSVPTIYRHGTTPQITVIHHDAIPPSMHDGQHYQQLQQPQGRRLSKQGSSSMDAAAIHVHTSECAHFIPPPPSHHSTGNGGGVGSSRSNSPSRGPSTADRMMPPPPLHSIPMQQQSSAADHHGFECDFHCCALHEEGRRIAVHKSVATSPIQECHHAPPPPLQQPVQQTPSSVGQPASSSLSDGTRRASPKGHVRFLDAAGSPPLPPPPLLPPSPPASPARRQQPAQPQPQPPPPQLQHRSDSSDSETETTVIEDDSMTSEKFLLLIDQLVDKQDRHLTVKDIGIILERLNSKIVDVERLDRDYEATDCYNWTIKATIRGDVLQEYGIIYNGNYYGISEHPGYRQNDEELPNEDDEEALDEDEDGGGASAAAAGGSGAGREDRLHRRRADEEVNI